Within Elizabethkingia sp. JS20170427COW, the genomic segment ACTTTTGCTCAAGCTAAAAAAACAAATGACAGTATGCTGAAGGATATTAAGGCTCAAAAACTTTATGCAAAAGGAGGTCTTAATTCTGATGCTGCAAAACAATTCGCAATTTATGCCTTTAAATTACCAAGCTTTGTAATCATAGGTAAAGACGGTAAAATTGCAAGCAAAACATTTATGAACGTGATGGATCCTGAGTTGAAATCAGCTTTGGATAAGACATCAGGTATGGTAGGTCCTCCTATCGCTATGCCGCAAGCTCCAGTAGAAGCGGCTCCTGTAGATACAATTAAAGCTAAATAAAGAATGCAAAAGAAAAAGAAGAATATTATTCTTGAAAACATCAAACTCCTTTCAGCCGGTGCGAAAGGAGTTTCTGTTGGTAAAACAGAAGATGGTAAAACCATTTTGGTGAAAGGTGCTGTGCCCGGAGATCTGGTAAATGCTAGAGTGAAAAAATCTAAAAAAAACTACATCGAAGCGGAGGCAGTAGAAATTATTGAATATTCTCCTTACCGTGTAGATGCTCGCTGCAAGCATTTCGGAGTTTGTGGAGGTTGTAAATGGCAGGATTTAAGTTATGAAATGCAACTTCAGTTTAAACAAGATGAAGTGGTGAATAACATCCGTAGGATTGGGGGTATTCAGGATTTTAAAATTTTTCCTATCTTGGGTTCTGAAGAGCAATACAATTACCGAAATAAAATGGAATTTTCCTTCTCCAACGCTCGTTGGTTAACTTTGGAGGAAGTGAATTCTACAGAGGAAATTTCAGAGAGAAATGCTTTAGGTTTCCACATTCCAGGACAATGGAGTAAGATTTTAGACTTGGAAGAATGCTTCCTTCAGGAAGAACCTAGTAATGAAATAAGACTTGCCGTAAAGCAATATGCTTTGGAACACAACTTGGCATTTTATGATGTTAGGAATCAAGAAGGTTTCTTAAGAACCTTGATGCTTCGCCAAAACTCGAAAGGAGAGTGGATGGTGCTTATTCAGTTATATGAAGAAAACGAAGTAGAGAGGGTAAAGTTATTAGATTTCCTTTTACAAAAGTTCAGTGCAATTAAAACCTTATTGTATGCAATTAACCCTAAAGGGAATGATAGCGTATATGATTTGGATATACAAACTTACTACGGAGAAGGTTTCTTGTATGAAGAAATGGATGGATTGAAGTTTAAAATAGGACCTAAATCCTTCTTCCAAACCAATTATAAACAAGCTCTAGAGTTGTACAGAAAAACTTTAGAATTTGCGGAAATACAACCCGACCATGTGGTGTATGACCTTTATACTGGGACAGGAACTATTGCACAGTATGTGGCGAGAAATGCAAAGCAAGTAATAGGAATAGAAGCAGTACAAGAAGCTATAGACGCAGCAAAAGAACACGCGGCTCTCAATGGCTTAGACAATTGTACTTTCTACTGTGGAGATATGAAGGATATCTTTAATGAAGAATTCCTAGCAACTCACCCTAAAGCAGATGTATTAATTACAGACCCTCCAAGAGACGGGATGCACGCTAAAGTGGTTGAGCAGATATTGAATCTTTCTCCTGAACGCATTGTTTATGTAAGCTGTAATTCGGCAACTCAGGCAAGAGATTTGGATATGCTGAAGGAAACTTATCAGCTTGTTAAAATCCTACCAGTGGATATGTTCCCACAAACCCACCACGTAGAAAATATAGCCCTTCTTATTAAAAAATAAGTGTAAAAACCCACATGAATGATAAAATGTGGGTTTCTTTATTTAACTTTGGAGCATAGAGTTGTTGTTTCAACTCAAAAGCTTAATATAGATTAGCAAATGAAATATTTTAAATATCTAATAGGAATACTCCCCTTTGCATTGTTATTTACAGCCTGTAACCAAGCTGATGATATCTGTACCGAAGGAGGAACTCCAAAAATGAAAGTGAAGTTTAGAAAAGATGGGAAAATCTATAACCCCGATACGCTTTATGTAGATGTATTGTATGCTAATGATACCTTACATATTACCCCAACACCTTTGATAGAGCCAGATTCTATTCTTATTCCATTAAAGGTGAATGGAGAAGGCTTTACAGATATTTTGGTAAAAACAAGAGAAAAAGGGAGCGTCTCAAAGCTTAAAGTAAGTTATAAAGAAACTTCCCAGTATGTTTCTCCAGGTTGTGGTGTTCGTAAGATTTATGATGATGTTTCAGCCAGCTTGCTTACCCCAAATCCTATTACTAGTGTTCAATCTAATGTTACCCAAATTCATGATGAAACGAGAACTGCTCTTTATTTCAATTTTTAGTTTAGGTTTAATTTCTGCACAACAAAAAGTAGAAAAGAAAGAGGCTATAAAAGGAGATTCTGCTCAAACGGTATCGGTTAAAAAATACCATCCCAATTTTACTATAGGGATAGATGTATTGCATTTAGGAGCCATTCCTTTTGGAAATCAAAAAATGATACAAGGGTATATTTCTACAAGATTTAGAGATAAAATACACCTGGTAGCAGATATAGGTTTTGATAAAAATAAATATCAAAAAAATGGTTATGATGCCGAAGCTGATGGCTTCTTTATAAAAGCTGGAGCTTTATACATGATGGCTTCCGATCCAGAGAATCATGATAATGGTTTTTATGTA encodes:
- the rlmD gene encoding 23S rRNA (uracil(1939)-C(5))-methyltransferase RlmD, which translates into the protein MQKKKKNIILENIKLLSAGAKGVSVGKTEDGKTILVKGAVPGDLVNARVKKSKKNYIEAEAVEIIEYSPYRVDARCKHFGVCGGCKWQDLSYEMQLQFKQDEVVNNIRRIGGIQDFKIFPILGSEEQYNYRNKMEFSFSNARWLTLEEVNSTEEISERNALGFHIPGQWSKILDLEECFLQEEPSNEIRLAVKQYALEHNLAFYDVRNQEGFLRTLMLRQNSKGEWMVLIQLYEENEVERVKLLDFLLQKFSAIKTLLYAINPKGNDSVYDLDIQTYYGEGFLYEEMDGLKFKIGPKSFFQTNYKQALELYRKTLEFAEIQPDHVVYDLYTGTGTIAQYVARNAKQVIGIEAVQEAIDAAKEHAALNGLDNCTFYCGDMKDIFNEEFLATHPKADVLITDPPRDGMHAKVVEQILNLSPERIVYVSCNSATQARDLDMLKETYQLVKILPVDMFPQTHHVENIALLIKK
- a CDS encoding DUF6048 family protein, which gives rise to MMKRELLFISIFSLGLISAQQKVEKKEAIKGDSAQTVSVKKYHPNFTIGIDVLHLGAIPFGNQKMIQGYISTRFRDKIHLVADIGFDKNKYQKNGYDAEADGFFIKAGALYMMASDPENHDNGFYVGGKLAASLYNQTYHSVPIRWIQGQDSYTSFPKSSQSAYWIEAAIGGRIQLQGTRIFIDAQVQPKYLMYTTKQEEIVPMIIPGFGKNANKFKLGFMWSVAYQF